In Bordetella holmesii ATCC 51541, the following proteins share a genomic window:
- a CDS encoding major Facilitator Superfamily protein, whose translation MVVGMSLSVLDATIANVALPTIAADLNAPPSAAVWVLNAYNLAVVTMLLPMSAVAERIGFRRMFTIGLTLFTLASLACAVSSTLLQLSLARMVQGIGAATLMCMFGGLVRNIYPTSLLGRGISINATTVALMSVLGPTIGSFILSVADWRWIFAVNLSIGIVLMMGLRFLPEVQRNTARMDYVSAVLSMVTLGCFISGVDSLAQDVLRSLGLIAVSVVSGLLLIRRSWGQTSPLVPIDLLRIRTVGFAVMASASTFAAQMSSYVALPFYFQHVLGRPHLEVGLLMAAWPLGTGLIAPVAGFLSDRYSAAVLSCAGRAPWWWACCGWCVRRWTLPIHA comes from the coding sequence GTGGTAGTGGGCATGAGCCTTTCGGTGCTCGATGCCACCATCGCCAATGTGGCGCTGCCCACCATCGCCGCTGATCTGAACGCACCGCCATCGGCGGCGGTATGGGTGCTCAACGCCTACAACCTGGCGGTGGTCACCATGCTGCTGCCGATGTCGGCGGTGGCCGAGCGCATCGGCTTTCGTCGCATGTTCACCATCGGGCTGACGCTGTTCACGTTGGCGTCGTTGGCCTGCGCCGTGTCCAGTACCTTGTTGCAGTTGAGTCTGGCGCGCATGGTGCAGGGTATAGGCGCGGCCACGCTGATGTGCATGTTTGGCGGCCTGGTGCGCAACATCTACCCCACGAGCTTGCTGGGCCGGGGTATCAGCATCAACGCCACGACGGTGGCCCTGATGTCGGTGTTGGGGCCGACCATAGGTTCTTTCATTCTGAGTGTGGCGGACTGGCGGTGGATTTTCGCCGTCAACCTGTCCATCGGCATTGTGCTGATGATGGGGCTGCGTTTTCTGCCTGAGGTGCAGCGCAATACCGCGCGCATGGATTATGTGTCGGCCGTGTTGTCCATGGTCACGCTGGGCTGTTTCATCTCCGGGGTGGACTCTCTGGCGCAGGACGTATTGCGCAGTCTGGGGCTGATCGCCGTGTCCGTGGTGTCGGGGCTGCTGCTCATCCGCCGCAGTTGGGGGCAGACATCGCCGTTGGTGCCCATTGATCTGCTGCGTATTCGTACGGTGGGTTTCGCCGTCATGGCATCGGCCAGCACTTTCGCGGCCCAGATGTCCTCCTATGTCGCATTGCCGTTTTACTTCCAGCATGTCCTGGGGCGGCCGCACCTGGAGGTCGGTTTGCTGATGGCGGCCTGGCCGCTGGGCACGGGGCTGATTGCGCCTGTGGCCGGCTTTCTGTCGGATCGGTATTCGGCCGCCGTGCTGTCATGCGCCGGGCGGGCGCCATGGTGGTGGGCCTGTTGTGGTTGGTGTGTTCGCCGCTGGACGCTTCCAATCCACGCCTGA
- a CDS encoding glycosyl transferases group 1 family protein: protein MRILQLNFEKGWRGGERQTLYCMRAFRKAGHEVEILCREGGPLQARARAEGFTAHGVRNVPGQLVFLARHGRSFDLLHSQTANTNTWAVLTKPLHGRPVVFSRRTSFVVEPGEEWKTGFKWRHVDLLVAISEMAASEPRRLGIEPVIIRSAVEPHVIDEANVASLVQEYRLSGRKVLATSAALIRDKDPVTLVRAVGELARQRRDVVFLHFGAGGDREAEARAEVQKLGIGDVYLFTGFRKGVEDFYSIMDVFVMASSEEALGSSVLDAFLQKVPVVSTDAGGLKESLADGRGVLVAVGDHQAMAAGMARCLDDLAFRAEVTQRAYDYVRTEHDVTEMGRRYLAEFERLRR, encoded by the coding sequence ATGAGGATTCTGCAGCTGAACTTCGAGAAAGGCTGGCGCGGCGGCGAACGGCAGACGCTTTATTGCATGCGTGCGTTTCGCAAGGCCGGGCATGAGGTCGAGATTCTCTGCCGTGAAGGTGGGCCTCTGCAAGCCCGTGCTCGCGCCGAAGGGTTCACGGCCCACGGCGTGCGTAATGTCCCCGGGCAACTGGTCTTTCTGGCTCGCCACGGGCGCAGCTTCGACCTGCTGCATTCCCAGACGGCCAATACCAATACCTGGGCCGTGCTGACCAAGCCTTTGCACGGCCGTCCGGTCGTGTTCTCCCGCCGCACTTCGTTCGTGGTCGAGCCCGGCGAAGAATGGAAAACCGGCTTCAAATGGCGGCATGTGGATCTGCTGGTCGCCATCAGCGAAATGGCCGCCAGCGAGCCGCGCCGCCTCGGCATCGAGCCGGTCATCATCCGCAGCGCCGTCGAGCCACATGTCATCGATGAGGCCAATGTGGCCAGCCTCGTGCAGGAGTACCGCCTGAGCGGCCGCAAGGTACTGGCCACCTCCGCTGCCCTCATCCGCGACAAGGATCCCGTGACGCTGGTGCGGGCCGTGGGCGAACTGGCGCGCCAGCGGCGTGATGTCGTGTTTCTGCATTTTGGTGCGGGCGGGGATCGCGAAGCCGAGGCGCGTGCCGAAGTCCAGAAGCTGGGCATCGGCGATGTCTATCTGTTTACGGGCTTTCGCAAGGGCGTCGAAGACTTCTACAGCATCATGGACGTCTTTGTCATGGCGTCGAGCGAAGAGGCGTTAGGCAGCAGTGTGCTGGATGCCTTTTTGCAGAAAGTGCCGGTGGTCTCCACCGATGCTGGGGGCCTGAAAGAAAGCCTGGCTGATGGCCGCGGAGTCTTGGTGGCCGTGGGCGACCACCAGGCCATGGCGGCCGGCATGGCGCGCTGCCTGGACGATTTGGCCTTTCGGGCCGAGGTCACGCAACGTGCCTACGATTACGTGCGCACCGAGCACGATGTCACGGAAATGGGCCGCCGCTACTTGGCGGAGTTCGAACGCCTGCGCCGCTGA
- a CDS encoding asnC family protein produces the protein MTPSTTALPVLDDLDRRILEQLQRDSALTNQELALRVHASPPTCLRRVRRLTDTGIIARQVALLDATRLGSSLTAIVEITLDVQAAERLDEFEHLMLAEPAVLQCYRVSPGPDFVVIVLVRDMPAYHALAHRAFTAHANVRNVRTFFSVHRAKFETRVELPPATPAA, from the coding sequence ATGACACCCTCGACGACCGCATTGCCGGTTCTGGATGATCTGGACCGACGCATCCTGGAACAACTGCAACGCGATAGCGCACTTACCAATCAGGAGTTGGCGCTGCGCGTGCACGCGTCGCCACCCACCTGCCTGCGTCGCGTACGGCGGCTGACCGACACCGGCATCATCGCGCGCCAGGTGGCGCTCTTAGATGCAACCCGTTTGGGCAGCTCGCTGACGGCAATAGTGGAGATTACGCTGGATGTCCAGGCAGCGGAACGCCTGGATGAGTTCGAGCACTTGATGCTGGCCGAGCCTGCCGTGCTGCAGTGCTACCGGGTCTCGCCCGGCCCGGACTTCGTGGTCATCGTGCTGGTGCGAGACATGCCGGCCTATCACGCCCTGGCCCATCGTGCTTTCACGGCGCATGCCAATGTGCGCAATGTGCGGACGTTTTTCTCTGTACACCGGGCCAAGTTCGAAACCCGGGTGGAGCTGCCGCCGGCCACGCCGGCGGCCTGA
- a CDS encoding bacterial transferase hexapeptide family protein, which produces MNKHRTVIEDDVFIGSDTQLVAPVRVGRGATLGAGTTLTRDAPADTLTLSRTRQTTVAGWKRPVKKS; this is translated from the coding sequence GTGAACAAACACCGCACTGTCATCGAAGACGATGTTTTCATCGGCTCGGACACTCAGCTCGTGGCGCCCGTACGCGTTGGCCGCGGCGCCACGTTGGGGGCGGGCACCACGCTCACGCGTGACGCGCCGGCCGATACACTGACGCTGTCGCGCACGCGCCAGACGACCGTGGCAGGCTGGAAGCGCCCAGTCAAGAAATCGTGA
- a CDS encoding nucleotide sugar dehydrogenase family protein codes for MGLVSGACLADMGNEVMCLDTNADKIAQLRLGHIPIYEPGLEELVRRNVAGGRLHFTDDVAQSVAFGSVQFIAVGTPPGEDGSADLQYVLAAARNVARHMTAPKVVVDKSTVPVGTADKVRATMAQELANRGVDLSFSVASNPEFLKEGAAIADFMSPDRIIVGADDAHAIDVMRRIYAPFQRTHERLMVMDIRSAELAKYAANAMLATRISFMNEMANLAEKLGADIEQVRRGIGADPRIGYQFLYPGVGYGGSCFPKDVQALVRTGAEHGESMQVIRAVEAANERQKLRLAEKVRAIYGDDLAGRRFALWGLAFKPNTDDMREAPSLSIIADLTQRGAQVRAFDPVAMEQARPLLADNPNVTLTADMYEALDGADGLLIATEWKVFRAPDFERVKRLLTRALIIDGRNLWVPAEMRDQGFEYQGIGRA; via the coding sequence GTGGGCTTGGTGTCGGGCGCCTGCCTGGCGGACATGGGCAATGAAGTCATGTGCCTGGACACCAACGCCGACAAGATCGCCCAGTTGCGCCTGGGCCATATTCCCATCTACGAGCCCGGCCTGGAAGAATTGGTCCGGCGCAATGTGGCCGGTGGGCGCCTGCACTTTACCGACGACGTCGCCCAGAGCGTGGCCTTTGGCAGCGTGCAATTCATCGCCGTGGGCACCCCGCCGGGGGAGGACGGCTCGGCCGATCTGCAGTACGTGTTGGCCGCGGCGCGCAACGTGGCGCGGCACATGACCGCACCCAAGGTTGTGGTCGACAAATCCACCGTGCCAGTGGGCACAGCGGACAAAGTGCGCGCCACCATGGCGCAAGAGCTGGCCAACCGTGGCGTGGACCTGTCTTTCTCCGTGGCGTCCAACCCTGAGTTTCTCAAGGAAGGCGCGGCCATCGCCGATTTCATGAGCCCGGACCGCATCATCGTCGGCGCCGATGACGCGCACGCCATCGATGTCATGCGCCGCATCTACGCCCCCTTTCAGCGCACCCATGAGCGCCTGATGGTCATGGACATCCGTTCGGCCGAGCTGGCCAAGTATGCGGCCAACGCCATGTTGGCCACGCGGATTTCCTTTATGAACGAAATGGCCAACCTGGCCGAGAAGCTCGGTGCCGACATCGAGCAGGTGCGCCGCGGCATCGGCGCGGATCCGCGTATCGGTTATCAGTTTCTCTATCCGGGTGTGGGCTATGGTGGCTCGTGCTTTCCGAAGGATGTGCAGGCCCTGGTGCGCACGGGCGCCGAGCATGGCGAGTCCATGCAGGTCATCCGGGCGGTCGAAGCGGCCAATGAGCGGCAGAAACTGCGCCTGGCCGAGAAAGTGCGGGCCATCTATGGCGATGATCTGGCTGGCCGGCGTTTTGCACTGTGGGGGTTGGCGTTCAAGCCCAACACGGACGACATGCGGGAGGCGCCCAGCCTGAGCATCATTGCCGATCTGACGCAGCGTGGCGCCCAGGTGCGTGCTTTCGATCCGGTGGCCATGGAGCAGGCGCGGCCGCTGCTGGCCGACAACCCGAACGTGACCCTGACGGCCGATATGTACGAGGCCCTCGATGGCGCCGATGGTCTGCTCATCGCCACCGAATGGAAGGTATTCCGCGCGCCCGACTTCGAGCGGGTCAAACGCCTGCTCACGCGTGCCCTCATCATCGATGGACGCAACCTTTGGGTACCCGCGGAGATGCGTGACCAAGGGTTTGAGTACCAGGGCATAGGCCGGGCATGA
- a CDS encoding tonB dependent receptor family protein, protein MRLILGGRMSWYDIVWDTKTTGRYTEDSVYKQRVSAEFTPYAGLIFELTPQWSLYASYADIFKPQSERDKGGAQLKPILGSNYEIGLKGELLDGKVNTTIALFRIDQKNRAQTDYSSDPECDMGWYCSVASGKVRSQGVDAEISGEIMAGWNLFAGYTFNTTKYLQDQNNEGKTLNGFTPKHMLRLWSTYRLPGEWNRFTLGGGVNAESGSYDTGSVRFDNPGRAVWSAFARYRINKNWAASVNVNNIFDKRYFTNVGTNNGGFYGDPRNVMLTLRGTF, encoded by the coding sequence TTGAGGCTGATTCTGGGTGGCCGCATGAGCTGGTATGACATCGTCTGGGACACCAAAACCACCGGCCGCTATACCGAAGATTCGGTTTACAAACAGCGCGTTTCCGCCGAATTCACGCCTTATGCCGGTTTGATTTTCGAACTGACGCCGCAATGGTCGCTGTATGCCAGCTACGCCGATATATTCAAGCCGCAAAGCGAACGCGACAAAGGCGGTGCACAGTTGAAGCCCATCCTGGGTTCCAACTACGAAATCGGTTTGAAGGGTGAGTTGCTCGACGGCAAGGTCAACACCACGATCGCCCTGTTCCGCATTGACCAGAAAAACCGCGCCCAGACCGACTACAGCAGCGATCCCGAATGCGATATGGGATGGTACTGCTCTGTGGCCTCGGGCAAGGTGCGCAGCCAGGGCGTGGATGCCGAAATCAGTGGTGAAATCATGGCCGGCTGGAACCTCTTTGCCGGCTACACCTTCAACACCACCAAGTATCTGCAGGACCAGAACAACGAGGGCAAGACGCTCAACGGCTTCACGCCCAAGCATATGCTGCGCCTGTGGAGCACCTACCGTCTCCCGGGTGAATGGAACCGCTTCACGCTGGGTGGTGGCGTCAATGCCGAAAGCGGCAGCTATGACACCGGCTCGGTGCGTTTTGACAACCCGGGCCGGGCCGTCTGGAGCGCGTTTGCGCGCTACCGCATCAACAAAAATTGGGCTGCGTCGGTCAACGTCAACAACATTTTCGACAAGCGCTACTTCACCAACGTCGGCACCAATAACGGTGGCTTCTATGGTGACCCGCGCAACGTCATGCTGACCCTGCGCGGCACTTTCTAA
- a CDS encoding putative membrane protein has product MKTDTSYRLGVLSRTLAAIVGGYSATALITSALALLLSRSIAPATSVLASSLLAFAIYALLVLPVFRVATALRAWIWVMAWAAGAALLLLLLRVLS; this is encoded by the coding sequence ATGAAGACCGACACCTCTTATCGGCTGGGCGTCCTGAGCCGCACGCTGGCGGCCATTGTGGGCGGATATAGCGCCACTGCCTTGATCACCTCGGCGCTGGCCTTGCTGTTGTCGCGCTCGATCGCTCCCGCCACCAGTGTACTGGCGAGCAGTCTGCTGGCCTTTGCTATTTATGCCCTGCTGGTGCTGCCGGTGTTCCGCGTGGCGACGGCGTTGCGGGCCTGGATATGGGTAATGGCGTGGGCCGCCGGCGCCGCGCTGTTGCTGCTTCTTTTACGTGTTTTGTCGTGA
- the glmS gene encoding glutamine-fructose-6-phosphate transaminase: protein MCGIVGAVAQRDITPVLVEGLRRLEYRGYDSCGVAVYMDGHLRRTRSTQRVSELAEQVAQEGLAGFTGIAHTRWATHGVPATYNAHPHFSALGKDEPRIALVHNGIIENYAELRTELQQAGFVFESQTDTEVIAHLVNHLYNGDLFDAVQQAVKRLHGAYAIAVFCRDEPHRVVGARQGSPLVVGVGKGENFLASDALALAGTTDQIIYLEDGDVVDLQLARVWITDHDGKQVERKVNTVQVHTGAAELGPYRHFMQKEIFEQPRAVGDTLQDIESITPELFGDEAYNVFKDIDRLLILACGTSYYAGLTAKYWIESIAKIPVAVEIASEYRYRDSVPNPKTLVVTISQSGETADILAALKHARSLGMPHTLTICNVATSAMVRECELAYITRAGVEIGVASTKAFTTQLTALFLLTLALAQTRSLLTEQQQADYLKALRHLPSAISSVLAFEPQIMAWADRFATKENALFLGRGMHYPIALEGALKLKEISYIHAEAYPAGELKHGPLALVTEHMPVVTIAPKDALLEKLKSNMQEVRARGGELYVFADADSKIVNEEGMHVIRMPEYYGVLSPILHTIPLQLLAYHTACVRGTDVDKPRNLAKSVTVE from the coding sequence ATGTGCGGTATTGTTGGCGCCGTCGCCCAGCGCGACATCACTCCGGTGCTGGTCGAAGGCCTGCGCCGTCTGGAATATCGCGGTTACGACTCCTGCGGTGTTGCCGTCTACATGGACGGGCATCTGCGCCGCACGCGCAGCACTCAGCGTGTTTCCGAGCTGGCCGAGCAAGTGGCCCAGGAAGGTTTAGCCGGCTTTACGGGCATCGCGCACACCCGCTGGGCTACCCATGGCGTGCCCGCGACCTATAACGCTCACCCGCACTTCTCGGCACTGGGCAAGGATGAGCCGCGCATCGCGCTGGTGCACAACGGCATCATCGAGAACTACGCCGAACTGCGCACCGAGCTGCAACAGGCCGGGTTTGTCTTTGAAAGCCAGACGGACACCGAAGTCATCGCGCATCTGGTCAATCACCTGTACAACGGCGACCTCTTCGACGCGGTGCAGCAGGCCGTCAAGCGCTTGCATGGCGCCTACGCCATCGCCGTGTTCTGCCGCGATGAACCGCACCGCGTGGTGGGCGCGCGCCAGGGCTCCCCCTTGGTCGTCGGCGTGGGCAAGGGCGAGAACTTCCTGGCTTCCGATGCGCTGGCGCTGGCCGGCACCACTGACCAGATCATCTATCTGGAAGACGGCGACGTCGTCGATCTGCAATTGGCCCGTGTCTGGATCACCGATCATGACGGCAAACAGGTCGAGCGCAAGGTCAACACCGTGCAAGTGCATACCGGCGCGGCCGAACTCGGCCCCTATCGGCACTTCATGCAAAAAGAAATCTTCGAGCAGCCGCGCGCCGTGGGCGACACCTTGCAGGACATCGAAAGCATCACCCCCGAGCTCTTTGGTGACGAGGCCTACAACGTCTTCAAGGACATCGATCGTCTGCTCATCCTGGCTTGCGGCACGAGCTACTATGCCGGCCTGACAGCCAAGTACTGGATCGAATCCATCGCCAAGATCCCGGTCGCCGTCGAGATCGCCAGCGAATACCGCTATCGCGACAGCGTGCCCAACCCCAAGACTCTGGTGGTGACCATTTCGCAGTCGGGCGAAACAGCAGACATCCTGGCCGCACTCAAGCACGCGCGCTCGCTGGGCATGCCCCACACCCTGACCATCTGCAACGTGGCCACCAGCGCCATGGTGCGCGAATGCGAGTTGGCCTATATCACCCGGGCGGGTGTCGAAATCGGCGTGGCCTCGACCAAGGCCTTCACCACCCAGCTCACCGCCCTCTTTCTGCTTACCCTGGCATTGGCGCAGACCCGCAGCCTGCTGACTGAACAGCAGCAAGCGGACTACCTCAAGGCCCTGCGCCACTTGCCGTCGGCCATCAGTTCGGTACTGGCGTTTGAGCCCCAGATCATGGCCTGGGCCGATCGCTTTGCCACCAAGGAAAACGCCTTGTTCCTCGGCCGGGGAATGCATTACCCCATCGCGCTGGAAGGCGCGCTCAAGCTCAAGGAGATCAGCTACATCCACGCCGAAGCCTACCCGGCGGGTGAACTCAAGCATGGCCCCCTGGCCCTGGTGACCGAGCACATGCCCGTGGTCACCATCGCGCCCAAGGACGCGTTGCTCGAGAAGCTGAAATCCAACATGCAGGAAGTCCGCGCACGCGGCGGCGAGCTCTACGTCTTTGCCGATGCCGACAGCAAGATCGTCAACGAAGAAGGCATGCACGTCATCCGCATGCCCGAATACTACGGCGTGCTGTCGCCGATCCTGCACACCATCCCGCTGCAGTTGCTCGCCTATCACACGGCCTGCGTACGCGGCACCGACGTCGACAAACCGCGCAACCTGGCCAAGAGCGTGACGGTGGAGTGA
- a CDS encoding tonB-dependent Receptor Plug domain protein: MSRFRIRPAPLAVSIALLFGAATVQAQSADTVEISIPAQPLALALDALARQAKLELMVQPTLIAAKSAPALQGRYTAREAFERLLAGSGLRAEIEDGLVTIYPVGRGDVTLEPVLVTGLTSLSATTEGTESYTSLVTTIGKGTQSLKDIPQAISVVTRERMDEQGMTSIYDALANTTGITLQQSPQLGKYVFSRGFRNTWYQYDGVPLERGAYGRASNYTGGTAIYDRVEVLRGASGLLQGGGEPSGAVNFVRKRVLAEPGFSVTTTAGMWNRFGTQLDGGGTLNEEDTLRGRAVVDVEKAGSFIDHVNSTNQTYYGTLEYDITPLTQVSLGLAYEVTDGTPNVRGLPSYSNGKTLDVVRSFSMEPSWNKRHSTTQTTYFDLTHRFNDNWQGKITAVNMRERLNMKFASSVAEVDPSNNFGAMYAETTRNDIKIGGIDANLIGKIDAFGLQHELLVGANYARNTIATDYGGLSNYYVGDIFNIPNLREPSQKRWTTALSNTATARASNTVFTRPPTCNWPSR; the protein is encoded by the coding sequence ATGTCCCGCTTCCGCATCCGGCCAGCTCCCTTGGCCGTCAGCATCGCCTTGCTGTTTGGCGCTGCCACGGTTCAAGCCCAATCCGCGGACACCGTCGAGATCAGTATTCCGGCGCAACCGCTGGCGCTGGCGCTGGACGCGCTGGCCCGCCAGGCCAAGCTGGAGCTGATGGTGCAGCCGACCTTGATCGCCGCCAAATCGGCGCCGGCGCTGCAAGGCCGCTACACCGCACGCGAAGCCTTTGAGCGCCTTCTGGCCGGTTCGGGCTTGCGTGCCGAGATCGAAGATGGCCTGGTCACCATCTATCCGGTAGGGCGTGGCGATGTGACGCTGGAACCGGTACTGGTCACCGGCCTGACGTCGCTGAGCGCCACCACCGAAGGCACGGAGTCGTATACCTCGCTGGTAACCACCATAGGCAAGGGCACGCAATCGCTGAAAGACATTCCGCAGGCCATCAGCGTGGTCACGCGTGAGCGGATGGACGAGCAGGGCATGACGTCGATCTATGACGCCCTGGCCAACACCACCGGCATTACACTGCAGCAAAGCCCGCAGCTCGGCAAATATGTTTTTTCGCGCGGCTTTCGCAACACCTGGTACCAGTATGACGGTGTTCCGCTAGAACGTGGCGCCTACGGCCGCGCCAGCAATTACACCGGCGGTACAGCCATCTATGACCGGGTAGAAGTGCTGCGCGGCGCCTCCGGTTTGCTGCAAGGCGGCGGCGAGCCCAGCGGCGCCGTCAACTTCGTGCGCAAGCGTGTGCTGGCCGAGCCGGGCTTCAGTGTCACCACCACGGCCGGCATGTGGAATCGCTTTGGCACCCAGCTCGATGGCGGCGGTACGCTCAATGAAGAGGACACGCTGCGCGGACGTGCGGTGGTGGATGTCGAGAAGGCCGGCTCCTTCATTGACCACGTCAACAGCACCAACCAGACCTATTACGGCACGCTGGAGTACGACATCACGCCGCTGACCCAGGTCAGCCTGGGTCTGGCCTATGAGGTCACTGACGGCACGCCCAATGTGCGCGGTCTTCCGTCGTACAGCAATGGAAAAACACTCGACGTGGTGCGTTCGTTCTCCATGGAGCCCAGCTGGAACAAGCGCCACTCCACCACGCAGACCACCTACTTTGATCTGACGCACCGCTTCAATGACAACTGGCAGGGCAAGATCACGGCGGTCAATATGCGTGAACGCCTGAACATGAAGTTCGCCAGTTCGGTCGCCGAAGTGGACCCCAGTAATAACTTCGGCGCTATGTACGCTGAAACCACGCGCAATGACATCAAAATCGGCGGTATCGACGCCAACCTGATCGGCAAGATCGACGCCTTTGGTCTGCAGCATGAGCTGCTCGTGGGCGCCAACTACGCTCGCAACACCATCGCCACCGATTACGGCGGCCTGTCGAATTACTACGTGGGCGATATTTTCAATATCCCCAATCTGCGCGAGCCCAGCCAGAAGAGATGGACGACAGCTCTCTCGAACACCGCGACGGCAAGAGCGAGCAATACGGTGTTTACACGGCCGCCCACCTGCAACTGGCCCAGCCGTTGA
- the glmU gene encoding UDP-N-acetylglucosamine diphosphorylase/glucosamine-1-phosphate N-acetyltransferase, with product MLNVVILAAGLGKRMQSDLPKVLHTLAGRPMLSHVLDSARQLDPARIIVVVGHRAERVEAAYAAEAGLSFALQRPQQGTGHAVQQAVPQLVDGDGADDATLVLYGDVPLVQPETLRRLMQARGQGVAVLTEVLADATGYGRIVRDAQGQIARIVEHKDASEQERAIQEVNTGILIAPTAKLKDWLARIDNKNAQGEYYLTDIIGLAVAEGVPVHAAHPGANWETLGVNSRVQQAELERRWQQELARRQLDAGVTLADPARFDQRGALECGRDVYIDVGCVFEGKVTLGDGVRVGPHCVLRDVQIAAGTQIDAFSHLQQAKVGADGRLGPYARLRPGPIWRPGCTSAILSRSRMRCWAKVARPIIWPISVTPISARASTSAPAPSPAITMA from the coding sequence ATGCTTAATGTCGTGATTCTCGCTGCCGGACTGGGCAAACGCATGCAGTCCGATCTGCCCAAGGTATTGCACACCCTGGCTGGCCGCCCCATGCTCAGTCACGTGCTCGACAGTGCCCGGCAGCTCGATCCGGCCCGCATCATCGTCGTCGTCGGCCACAGGGCCGAGCGTGTCGAGGCCGCCTATGCCGCCGAAGCGGGCCTGAGTTTTGCCCTGCAACGGCCTCAGCAGGGCACCGGACACGCCGTGCAGCAGGCCGTGCCGCAACTGGTCGATGGCGATGGCGCCGACGATGCGACGCTGGTGTTGTATGGCGATGTGCCGCTGGTGCAACCCGAGACGCTGCGCCGTTTGATGCAGGCGCGTGGCCAGGGTGTTGCCGTGCTGACCGAAGTGCTGGCCGATGCCACCGGCTATGGCCGTATCGTGCGAGACGCGCAAGGCCAGATCGCGCGCATCGTCGAGCATAAGGATGCCAGCGAGCAAGAGCGTGCCATCCAGGAGGTCAACACCGGCATCCTGATCGCGCCCACGGCCAAACTGAAAGACTGGCTTGCCCGCATCGACAACAAAAACGCTCAAGGCGAGTATTACCTGACGGACATCATCGGTCTGGCCGTCGCCGAGGGGGTGCCGGTGCACGCCGCGCATCCGGGCGCCAACTGGGAGACCCTGGGCGTGAACAGCCGCGTGCAGCAGGCCGAGCTGGAGCGCCGTTGGCAGCAGGAGTTGGCGCGCCGCCAGCTCGACGCCGGCGTGACGCTGGCCGACCCTGCCCGCTTCGATCAACGCGGCGCGCTGGAGTGCGGCCGTGATGTCTACATCGACGTCGGTTGCGTCTTCGAAGGCAAGGTGACCTTGGGCGATGGCGTGCGTGTGGGCCCGCATTGCGTCTTGCGTGACGTGCAGATCGCCGCAGGCACACAGATCGACGCCTTCAGCCATCTGCAACAGGCCAAGGTAGGCGCGGACGGCCGTCTCGGACCCTATGCCCGGCTGCGGCCGGGGCCGATCTGGCGGCCGGGGTGCACGTCGGCAATTTTGTCGAGATCAAGAATGCGGTGTTGGGCGAAGGTAGCAAGGCCAATCATTTGGCCTATATCGGTGACGCCGATATCGGCGCGCGCGTCAACGTCGGCGCCGGCACCATCACCTGCAATTACGATGGCGTGA
- a CDS encoding virulence factor BrkB family protein, giving the protein MVPGAIVRAAPAYGAVGSLMALLLWIYYSAQIFFFGAVVTRQRALRARRVEGEAAAAASA; this is encoded by the coding sequence GTGGTGCCGGGCGCGATTGTGAGGGCGGCGCCGGCATATGGCGCGGTCGGCTCGCTGATGGCTTTGCTGCTGTGGATTTATTACTCGGCGCAGATTTTCTTCTTCGGCGCGGTGGTGACGCGGCAGCGCGCGCTGCGGGCCCGGCGGGTTGAGGGCGAGGCTGCTGCGGCGGCCTCTGCCTGA
- the yebQ gene encoding major facilitator superfamily MFS_1 domain protein, with protein sequence MFIAGVGFGFFQTPNNRAMLAGAPRHRSGAAGGLQATTRVFGQSFGTALVAIAFGLSAAHGPTLGLIAAAVCASLAIGVNSVRIAKRIGQPER encoded by the coding sequence ATGTTCATCGCCGGCGTGGGTTTCGGGTTTTTCCAGACGCCGAACAATCGGGCCATGCTCGCAGGCGCGCCCCGCCATCGCAGCGGCGCGGCCGGCGGTCTGCAGGCCACCACACGGGTATTCGGCCAGAGTTTCGGCACGGCCCTGGTGGCCATTGCCTTTGGCCTGAGCGCTGCGCACGGCCCGACCCTGGGGCTGATCGCTGCGGCCGTTTGCGCCAGTCTGGCCATCGGCGTGAATTCGGTGCGTATCGCCAAGCGCATCGGCCAGCCCGAGCGCTAA